A single region of the Thermotoga profunda AZM34c06 genome encodes:
- a CDS encoding rod-binding protein produces MISSISSVGQQDKLWNACSEFVGSLFYDIFKKMYESIPQSDLIPKSSGEKWFTNMLLYEYSKQAAKDDLKPLVDMIYKKLATKTYQ; encoded by the coding sequence TTGATCTCATCTATTTCAAGTGTCGGACAACAAGATAAATTATGGAATGCTTGCTCTGAATTTGTGGGTTCTCTCTTTTATGATATTTTCAAAAAGATGTATGAATCCATTCCTCAATCTGATCTCATACCAAAGAGTTCTGGTGAGAAATGGTTTACCAACATGCTATTGTATGAATATTCAAAGCAAGCGGCAAAAGATGACTTGAAACCTCTTGTTGATATGATATACAAAAAGCTCGCTACAAAGACATATCAATGA